The region TGAACCTAGAGAGACCCACACCAAGACACAATATAACTGAAGTGCTAAAtgttaaagaaacagaaagaatgttaaaagcaGTCTGAGACTttgtaaaacatttaaatgtatttacttCCCATAACGTTGTGAAGTAACAACACATCAACTGCCAtgttcctcattttacagaagagctaACTCAACTtcagaaattttaaaggaaataattatcAATAGTGTTATACCTAGAACAGAGAACCTTTGATTCACAGAAGTTAAACTTTCAATCATACCTTTGGACCTTCACCATCTGACATATCTCCTAAAATTCTCCCTGACGCTGAGATCATTAGTTGATTAATTCAAGGTCATTGAAAGCTATACAAAGCCATAACTCATTATTCTATGATCATGGAAGTACTTTGGGAGAGCAAGTGTTTGATCGTACTCTAAGTGAACAAGGAAGTTGTAAAGGGTGCTTCTCAAGAGGTCTTCAGGATATTGTGATCATTTTACTAATGGCTAGGTCATACTTTTCCATTAAATCTACCAGTCACCACACTGTGggcaaaattagagaaaaatctaGGAATTAAGAAATGCTGACGACCTCACTTGTGCACTGCAATGCCAGTGCATTTTGGTTTTCTCCATCCCACTACTGTAAGCTATCCTCTCCTCAGCACAGAACTTGACCCCATATGGTGACAGTGGTATGCTACCCACCATCTCCCTGGTAAACATTTACTCTGCTCTAAGCATCAGCAAAAAACAAACGGTTCTTTGTAGGCCTTCAGGCTACTACAAGTTTAACACTAATCAGATATACCTGATGTCAAGAAATAATCCTGGTTCTTTGGGTGGAAGTCTAAAATGAGTTTTCTGATGTGCTAACAAATAATTTAGGTAATTAGGTACAAAGGAGATAAGCAAAGCTAAGTTTAAGTCTCATGCTTCCCATGATTTTTACTAATAGAGACTGATCGGAATAGTCTCATCCTTGAAAACACCTCTCTCCAGGCTTAGGGACTCCCAACATGCTGAGACTCACTCCACTATTACATCTCTGCGACGCTGGAGAAATTCAGTGGACTCTGTCAAACCAGGACAACAAATCTCTCAAAGTGTTAAAACAGTTGATAGTCAATATATTCATGGGGTAAGTTATGTAAACAGGTTAATAATAATcgcacacacacaatcttttcaggattgatttccctggAATCTTGGCATCATGGGATGTCAAGTGACTTTAAAATGTGATCATCTGAGCCTCCTGAATGGAGAAACAGTAAACTGCCAAAGAAACAGGCGTAGGATGATAATTTAACATTCCACATTCTACCCGCTATATAGTGTCATCTTTGGGATCTGCAGATGCCAGCTACATCAATTAAATAGAGCACCCCATCCCCACAGCTTCCTTCATGAAAGCTGAATATACTAACAGAATATTGATAACAAAGATTTTGCTAAATagccactttttatttttaagagtatccctgtttaaaatgtagaaatctaaaaatatatacgAACCAAATGTGGATGCATTGCATGTATGATTTCTCTTTGCATCTGGTAACTGCATGCTATTAGCTACACTTGGTACAACTTGCTACAGCTTGACATATTCTGggatttattaaaatgtaaatgataaaGCAGAAAAGAATGTTCAGACAATTGGATTACTCCATTGACTGAATGTTCCAATACTGTATCTATTTTTGTCAAAGCAATGGTGGCTCCTGCTGTGGAATGCTGAATGGAATAGTCCATTGTGGAACATGGGGAGAACTTGaataaaggaaattgaaaccTAATCACTGAATTTTTAATTCCCCTCTCCAAAAGCAACAGATTGCCAATACTTTCTAAAAGAAATTATGATAATTTTGGCACATAATTATTGGAAGGCTACCATTCACAACTAAGTATTCAGCATCTATTATTGGATCTGTGACTTCATTCATGAAAACAATGATACATTTGCTTGTTTTGCTCTTGGCCTTGGcttgttttatttatgaaattataCAATGAACATGAATATATGTGATATGGATGGCAGTGAATATGCACGAGAGAGACATTTTCCTGATGGGGACTGTTAGTATTTATTTCAGAGAAGAGAAGGCTGGGAGGTAGGTGTCTTTAAGGACTTGAAGGGATTGGGTTTAGAGAGAATGGAGACCAGCTGTCCTTTCTCTCCACAGGGAACAAGAGAAAATGGGATTAAACTACAGCGTGAGGGATTTGGGATCGAAATGAAATAGAATTTCCCAACTGTGTAGGCTCTCAAAACACTGAAATGTGTCTCAAAGgaagtggacatgagttttattTTGAGCGTTAAAAAATGGAAAGGCACATTTTCACTATATGATCTTATATGGACAAAGATGAATGGACTGGATGATGTATGGCTCCTGAATTCTCTTAATCTATGAGTAGAACctaaaaatgggggggggggtgccagTGGGGAGTGATAGCTAACagaagtaactttttaaaatagcagttATTTTTCAAAGTCAAGATTTTTCAAGGAGACAGACTGGCAACTTGTACCTATATGTGAAATGTTAAACTGAATGGAATGTCATGTAATAAGGTGGGTGGGAACAAAGACTGTGGGAGTACAATACATACTTATTTCTCCTCCACTCCCATTTCTGCTCTTTAGTAGTTCAAGTTTAAAGGCAAAATGTCCTTAGTCATGCGTGGAGTTTAACATATGTCTATTGATTTTTGAATTTGTAAGAATGTGGTGAAGGCTTCTGGGAAACTAAACTCTAtctcattatgtgtgtgtgtgtgtgtgtgtgtgtgtacacgtatatatgtatatgtatacatatatatgtatatgtaaatatatgtatatgtgtgtgtgtgtatatgtgtgtgtgtgtgtgtgtgtgtatatatatatatatacatatgtatataggtttgatccctgggtcaggaagatcacttggaggacgaaatggtaacccaccccagtattcttgcctggatcatcccatgacagaggagcctggcaggctacatacagtccatggggttgcaaagagtagacacaactgagtgattaaacaacaacaacatgtatatacatacacattacatatatataatatacattttatatatataagtatacatgtatatgaaagtgttagttaatcagtcatgtccaactcattgtgactctacggactgtagctcaccaggctcctctgggccatgggattttccaggcaagaatactggagtaggtaactgttctcttctccaggggatcttcccaatccagggatagaacccaggtctcctacattgcaggcagattctttaccaactgagtcaccatggaagcccatacatgtatatacaaatgtatataatgtttactttatacattatatatataatgtatgatatatattacatatataagtatacatgtatatacatatgtatatagtgtatatttttcaaaaagttacaGTCTagcaaaataaatgtatattgctCACATTTAATTAGCAGAAAATTTTGAGCACATGGGATTAAAATTGGTCTAAATTCaattactactttaaaaaattaccacCAGACTATATGTTGGTTGTCTCTTGATTTGAAGataattatattttccatttcctgGAGACAGCTTAGTGCAGCAGAAAGAACACTGTATTGGAGACAGAAGCCTGGGGTCAGGTCTTATCTGAGTCATGAACTGATCGACCTGGACAGTTCACTGACTCTTAATTTATGAGTTTCTATTCTgaggaataaaaagtaaaattaggaTATGTTAGACAGATTATTTTAAAGGTTCTCTTTTGGGTTCTAATAGGCTATCAATCATCAAtaccaaaagcttttaagctcTGAGCTCAATCTCAGgatatctttcccttctccaggggatcttcccaacccagggatcgaacccaggtctcccacattgcaggcagatcctttactgtctgagccaccatggaagcccatacgtgtatatacatatgtatataatgtatattttatacatattaatatatattatatatatatgatatatattacacgcacacacatatatacacaaaatctTTATAGAGAGGATTTCGTCCCCATAAAGTTAATAGTTTTCAACTTAGGCTGCATATTAAAATCACCCAGTGAGCTTTACAAAAAATTCCCAGTTCCCAGGCCCCACACCAATTAAATCAAAGTCTTTTGAGGAAGGCCCCATGTATCAGCAGTTTTCCACCTGGCAGTAACAATGTGCAGTCAAAGCTGAGAACTCATGCTTTGGGCACAATGAAATAAAGATATGTTGTTTCACTATGAACTCAAGAATTATATCTGTCTTGATACCTTCTATGACTTTAGTACCTAACAAAGTGTCTGGCATTTATAaagtaggtgctcaggaaattATTAACATATTAAGTGACCTTTGGCCAATCCCTCATAAAAGAGGGTTTTTCAAATCTGGTGTCTACACTGATCATTTTCACTTTGATCTTCTTCACTGAATAAGAGCTCAATTCTCTACTTTTGTTTGCCAGTGCAAACAAGGAAGGCAAGTAAAATAATGGGCAACCTATTGCAGTTAGCACAATTCAACTATCTTGGGGTGGATGCAAGGAAATCATCCATCTCCATATCCTTTACAGGAGAGGCTTTTGGGGGAGCTAAGGATATGTCTCCTATATGACTCAGGTGAAAATAAGGGAGCTAAGGGGGAGCTAAGGATATGTCTCCTACATGACTCCACACATTcaggtgaaaataaataaaacatctgaGTATCCAGatgtcattcactcattcagcagaTGTTTATGAAGTACTTACATCATGCCAAACACTGTAATAAACCACTGTAGGCTTTCTCAATGAGGATTTTTCGCCAGAATTAAACCTTAATACCCTGGGCACCTGTACATGTAATGAATCAATTTCCTTCCTATACATATTGTCTAATTTTAGTTATATATCATTGTTGAGACAATTGGAAAAATATAGTCACTGAAATAATTGTTTTGCTCTGTGGATTCAGATGACAAACTCGAGATAAAAAAGGCTGCATGTTTAGGAGATAAAATGACCAACAGAATACAGTACCTGTCTTTTAGAACAGTATTCTCCAATAgaagcttcccaggtagtgcagtggtaaagaacccacctgccaatgcaggagatgcaagagactggggttcgattcttgggttgggaagatcccttgcagtaggaaatggcaacccactccagtatttcttgcctggaaagccccaggggcaaagaagcctggtgggctacggtccatggggtcgcagagctggacatgtCTGACCATGCATGCACCCCTGTCCAATACATCTTTCTCAAGGATGGAATTGTGCTGCATCTGTGCCGTTCAACACGGTGGCCACTAGACACAGGTGGATCCTGCGCACTTGAGATTTAGCCAGTGCACCTgagaaattgaattttaaattttacttaatattaatttaaattaatgtaGCTATATATGGCAAGTGGTTACCTTACAGGACAAGGAAGCTCTAGAATATCATATCCAAATTGAAGAGATTGTTACATAAGTTCTCATAACCTGGGTGATAAGCACGAATACATGGTAAGAACATATTGCCATGAAAGCACCTAGGTGAATAAGCTAGTCTTAGGGTCGAGATGAAGACTTCTAAGAGGAAGTGATTTCTAGGATGAGACCTGAAGGACAAGAGATGGAGTCTGGAAGGGGTGATGGAGTACCAAGCAGAAGGTGTAGGTGTGTGAGAAAGCCCAGAAGAGAAAGAGGACATTAAGACATGGCAAAGATGTATGGCAAGGACCTACAAAAGCAGTGGGACTTGGTGAGTCCAGAGAAAAATGTTGGGGCCAGGAACCAGGCTAGGAAGGGCTTAGATGTTATGACAGTTAAAGGGCAATGGGAAGCCAGTGAAAAGTTTGCAACTGTGGAATGATATGATCATATCTGTGGTTTAGATGGATTTCCCTGGGTGCTATTTGGCAGTGTGAAAGGGAGAAACTGGAGGCATGAGATAGTAGTCCAGGTGATACTACGGTTGTCTTAAACAGTTGGAGGATGGAGACATacttaaaaatggaaagacagaAAAACCAGAGATTCACCTGATTGGCCATGACAGGTGGGAAGAGAAAAGACAAGGATCACACTTTGGTTTCTGACTTATAAGTAGATGACTGTGCTGTTTATTAAAAGCAATGTGGGATCACTGAGAAATTGCTTCTAAATTGAAAATTTCCCATCATATCAGATTATTTGCTCCTCATAGATCCTGAAACTAGCTTTGATATACACTAGCAAAAACACCCAAATTGTGAGCATACTCTTCCAAGAAATCAACACAAGTTCACAGTTGATGCAACATTGGTTTTATTGGGGGTTCAGGGGACATATGACAAAGTCTCATAAAATGTCAACAGAGTCACATTTTGTGCTTGGCtatgcttaaaaaagaaaacaacctgtTTATTTATGAACTCACTTAATGATCACTGTGTGAGATATGGCCAATGatcatcattttgaaaataggacggcctgagccaccaggaggtcTAAGTGTGACAAAGCCGGATAGCTAAATGGAAATTTACAACAGTCAAACATTCAGGTCCTTCCAAAAGTCTAGATGCTTGCTCTCAAGTAGACACAGTTCAACTGACTCCTTCAAGACAAAATTGTGTTTTGAACCTCTGTATTCTCCAGTAGaccattttattaattattactaAGTGCCAACTAAAGGCAAAGGGGCTAGTATAGAAGACTAAGATTTCCTTAATTCtagttttttatggctgaagtaTTCTTGGGTTAGTTATATGGATAACCGacaattaaaatagcaaataaccactgatattttaaaaaaccataaagACTATCAAAACAGACACATTTAAACATTCTGCAGAAACTCTTATGAATATATACTGTGCATAAAACTGGTTAAGAAAATGCTCATTAGAAGATCTGACTGGTTTAGGTGAAGGAAGAACGCCAAGTAACTTAAGAATATCATTGAAGACATTGTACACATAACTTGGGCTACTGTGTGTTCTTTGTGGCTGGACCATTGACAGCTTTTGAAACTAAATATGTCAGTTCATAACTATCTTTCACATGGAAGTGAAAAGCCAAAGAGGTAGCCAAAAGTGAAGCAATCTACTTGGTATGGTGCTCCTTGATCACCCAGACAGAATGTTTCCATTGGTGAAATTCAAGCTCATGCCTCATTTAGGCAGGGTGGTATAGTTCAAGAGCCTCTGAGGGCATGATTTCTGGATCCAGTTCTGTTATACTCAAATGTGCGATCTTCTGTAAGTAGCTCTATCTTTACAGGTTTATCACATCTGTAGGAAAGAACATTGCAATAGATGACCTTTAAGCTCTCTCCACCCCCTATTTTGTTCTCAAGAAGTTGAGATTTCATGCTGACCAAAGCTAACAGTCTCCTCAGAGTCTGGTCCAAAAAAAGCTTAAAATGCTGATAAACTCTGTTCCCCAGTATCTTCCATTTCTGTCATGAAAATACATTCCACCATGCTAGTTCaaccagaaaactgaaaattttgagAAGATGATTAAAGAAAATAGCTATGTGTCTACCATAGAAAAATATCAAGGAATATAGAAGTGGCAAAATTACAAACTTGGTTGCAATACTGTGACTTAGTGCCTTAGATCGTGAGCTCTGAAATCACAGTCCTGATTGTGAACCCTGTATGTGGCTGTTTGCCAAGTTAATTAaacctcaactttctttatgtaaaatggaaatacaaaataataccTATTTTGCAGGGTTGTTGTAAAGCTTAAAAGAGTTACTATATAAAATGCTTAACATGTAGGGAGAACTCAATAAATATACACTGTTATTAGGCtaacagaaaaatcacaaatcaACATACTATCATCAATCACACTCACTTATTTTAATGGAAGGAATATGATTATAATTCTGGTCTACACCTGAGGTGGGCAAGGGGAAGTATGTGTGCAAAGTCTTCaccatatatgtacatatagattGGCAATGGAAGTCTGGAATTTAGTCAACTGGATCTGTGTATTCATAATTTCCTGAAATCATCAGGTAGATGCCTTCCTCTCTGACTTTGCTCACAATATTGCATCCATAGAAaggattctattttctttttccttcacattTATCTATATCTTTAACATCCTTTAAAATTCAccttgtattttcttcctttgggAACTTTCTTCCCTAGACAGACCAGTTTGCCCCACCTAAGGGGACTTCCTCTGAGCTCCTTGTTTATATCTTTCATTTTGCTCTTATAAATTGACTTGATCTGTTACTTCTCTTTTCAAAAGTTTATGTGCCTCTGTTTAACTAGGTTTAAACTCCTTAGAGGCAAAGACTATGTCTCACAGAACCAAGCTTGCCAGATACTGTATTTCGATGACACATTCTGAGTTCCCACCATCATTTTATCCTCTGTATTGCCTCCTACAACTCCGTGATTGCGAAAGAACTCAATATTCTTTAAGTCAGTCTTTTAAGGCCAAACTCTGTGTGTGGCTAACATGCAATCGACCTCTGGCATGaacaattttctattttaaaaattagagtatTAATAAGCATAGTcatactagaaaaagaaaagtttttaaaaaatgaatgtcaCACAGAATTTAAATACAAACAGAGGAGTACACATGAGGAAGGGAAAATCCTCGCTCATTCCAAATCTAGATAGCTTTCTTAAGGGTTTCTGTCTCTTGAAAAGCTTGCCTCTTGTTCTGAGACGCTACTGGCTGAAACTGCAGCGTGTGGGTGTGTCGCTTGGCAGGAGAGAAGTCTTCAGGTGATGGCGTTGTTCTTTGTTTCCACTTCGCGGTTGTCTTTAGCATCCATCGGGACAGGGTTTCTGCAGTCTGTGTTCTTTCACTGGGAAGACATTCCTGAGGAAGGGGAACTATAGGACCAGCTGAAAGGAACATGGAGACGACTAAAAAATAACAGAACACGTCACAGAAGGTTATCACATTTGACTCTTTGATACAAATAAAGGAATGCTACGATACTTTGGGGGCCAGGCTATTTCCAACTATGAGTGAAATGCTGCATCACGAGAAAAATGGAGCTTTCTCACTGTTCACCTTGTTTGGGAATCAGTCAAGCAACAGCATTGTTCGGGAGTGTGTTGAGAGCGCCACGCTCCTCGCCCAGGGAGAAAGCGCTCTGTAAGAAAAGCTTCAGGTTTTATCCAACAGGCAACTTACTGAAATAGGACACggaggaaaacaacaaaagaacacaGGACATTAAGGACACATTCAACTAAATCTAAAGActaaatgcaaagtaaaataagTGTGGGTACAGCAGTGCTTGGCAATGCAGGAGTGAACAGAGAATGGTTAGGAGTCAACGTTAATTCCTTGTGTCTTTGTATTTCTAGCGCCTAGCTCAGAACAAGACACATGGTACccagtgaaagagaatgaaaagaaccaCAAAAGGtagacagggagggaggaagggaaaggcagagaaagaatgaaggagaagggaggaagagagaatgagaaagaaaagaaagacttctGAAAGGTACAAGAGGTGAGAGGCAGAGTGTGCAGAGAAAAATGCTTGGGTGAGAGAATATTCATTGACCTGATAAGAGCAGGCTCGCGTAATCCGAGAAGAGGTTATACATTCCGAGTGGTTTGAAAAAGTGGGTGGGGCAATTTTCAGGAGGCTTTGAATGTGTTAAGGTTTAATTGGGGAAGGGTGGCAGGTTAATATAACTATTGTAGGCTTTTGAAGAGGATATTAACATGATTCAAATGCATCAAGTGGAAAGTGAAATATGAAACTCAAAGATGTCAacccaatgggaaaaaaaaaaacaaaacaccaaaggATACTACAAGCAATTAATGAAGGCAGAAGGACTAGAGAATAGTCCTTCTGGTCTTAAAATAGAAAGGCAGGTGCTTGTCTGGG is a window of Cervus canadensis isolate Bull #8, Minnesota chromosome 11, ASM1932006v1, whole genome shotgun sequence DNA encoding:
- the LOC122449730 gene encoding uncharacterized protein LOC122449730 isoform X2 encodes the protein MATGLKNRIHKKFLFSAGPIVPLPQECLPSERTQTAETLSRWMLKTTAKWKQRTTPSPEDFSPAKRHTHTLQFQPVASQNKRCDKPVKIELLTEDRTFEYNRTGSRNHALRGS
- the LOC122449730 gene encoding uncharacterized protein LOC122449730 isoform X1 codes for the protein MATGLKNRIHKKFLFSVVSMFLSAGPIVPLPQECLPSERTQTAETLSRWMLKTTAKWKQRTTPSPEDFSPAKRHTHTLQFQPVASQNKRCDKPVKIELLTEDRTFEYNRTGSRNHALRGS